One segment of Pontibacter akesuensis DNA contains the following:
- the rsmG gene encoding 16S rRNA (guanine(527)-N(7))-methyltransferase RsmG, which produces MTAIRILLSGYFPELTEDQLQKYEQMGELYQEWNQKINVISRKDMDMLGVHHILHSLGIAKVVAFPEHTAVLDVGTGGGLPGLPLAVMFPEVRFHLVDSIGKKIHVVNEIARELHLHNVTATHTRAEQVRDKYDFVVSRAVTRLASFWPWIMNSFKKTGLETEGLYYLKGGDLQEELAESGLITRTFELKDYFNEEFFETKKVVYVPLK; this is translated from the coding sequence ATGACCGCCATCCGTATTTTGCTTTCCGGCTACTTTCCGGAACTCACCGAAGACCAGCTGCAGAAGTATGAGCAGATGGGAGAGCTGTACCAGGAGTGGAACCAGAAGATAAACGTGATTTCGCGCAAGGACATGGACATGCTGGGCGTGCACCATATCCTGCACTCGCTGGGCATTGCCAAGGTGGTTGCTTTTCCGGAGCATACGGCGGTGCTGGATGTGGGTACCGGCGGCGGCTTGCCCGGTTTACCGCTGGCTGTGATGTTTCCGGAGGTGCGCTTCCACCTGGTAGATTCAATCGGTAAAAAGATACACGTAGTGAATGAGATTGCCCGCGAGTTGCACCTGCACAACGTGACCGCCACCCACACCCGTGCCGAGCAGGTGCGCGACAAGTATGACTTTGTGGTGAGCCGCGCCGTTACGCGCCTTGCCTCGTTCTGGCCCTGGATTATGAACAGCTTTAAGAAAACCGGCCTGGAAACGGAGGGCCTATACTACCTGAAAGGCGGCGACCTGCAGGAGGAGCTGGCAGAATCCGGCCTCATTACCCGCACGTTCGAGCTGAAGGATTATTTCAACGAGGAGTTTTTTGAGACGAAGAAAGTGGTGTACGTGCCGCTGAAGTAG